tgctgaaatcagctcagtgtatgagcAGCTCACTGGGCTGTAGAACAGCTCATTGGAGGAGTCCCTGGCAGCAGACCCTCaccgatttactattgatgactaataACTGGACTTTACCACTTCAGAACTCTGAAGACCCCAACAAACAAACTCCCTATATCTCAGCTTCCTGCAAGCAAACACCCCAGAAGGAGACTTGCTACTTACGCCATGTCAAAAGTTGATCCTTGGAAGGAAGGCTGATGCTTCTGGAACAATGTGGCGGCGGTGTACGGAGGATGAGGATCTGAGTCATTCCAGTATCGATCTTTTACCAGGAGGGGAACATCACCGTACATCTCATCAACGGCCAGCATGGACACCTAGCACAGGGGCAGAGGGCAGAGTTATGGCTGCTCTTAGATACTTCACCCACTGAAAAATTATTCCCCCCCTCGTATTGGGAAATATGGATTATACCATGAATTGCGTTAGTGACCCCCCCAAGTACAGATTCTCTTTACCTGGAAGTTCCTATCAATCAAGAAGTTGGTCTCAAAGTCATCGTCGTCCTCCCCGAAAGGGTTGATGAGCTGCTCTGCCACCTAGAGGGTGTGGTGGAGGGGAGGGGTGTGTAAATATGTGCAATACCATGTGATCTATAGGAACTCCACTACTATAAAGAAACCTTCCAGTAGAACTAAACGCAAAATATCTTGACTTCTCATTTACCTTCAGCCAGCCAGCGTAAAAGAAGAACTGCAGGAGAGTGAAGACGGGGACGTAGAGGTCGAGTTCATGGCCGCTGTAACCCTGGGAGGGGTCCAAGAACTGCCGTCCAATGATACATGACAGAAAGTAGCTGTAGACGGCGATGGTCACTACCTAACACCAAGGAGAGAGGGTCAAGGATTAGAAAGAAAGAGGCCTGCTTATGAGAAACAGCGCCACTattgtctgtgggttgtgttgggtattgcagctccacCCCCTTCACGGCCCTCTATGGGCTCTATACACAGAGGGCAAACAGTGCATTTTTTTGATATGCCACTGGGAGCGGCACCACTATGTCATCGGGCACCACACGGTTTAGAGTAATGGATGTAAAGGGCCAGCGTCCTTACCTGAGTGTACACAAGTGGTACACTGATCCAGTCGTAGTGgaagagcatgctgcagttgccACGGAAAGTGTTTAACTCCTGTAAAAATGGAAGATGGGGAGGACAAATGCAGAAGATTCAATTAAGGCATTATTGTACCCGAAATATATGGAGAAGAGCATCTCCCAGTCTTCAGCACATAACAGCGCCCCCCAGTGTCAAGGAAACGGCATCCAGTATTTGTATCTAATAACACAACTGCTTTTATGAAAACAGACATCAAACATAAAACAGAAACAGTCAGACAGAAAGCTTACGTATTTCACACTTTTGTCATGGTTACAAAAGCCGCCCTAGTGCACAACTCAGCATTACAGCGCCGCCCTAGTGGACAACTCAACATTACAGCGCTGCTCGGTTACCCTTTACAATAAACGGTCTTCCTGCACCCaacactagggggcgctcactcCACAAGGATGTACTCGGATTCCATTGAACAAAGTAAAACCACATGCagcgagcgccccctagtggccTTTTCATGGACTATTACCATTTAAAAGGCTTTCCCAGCATTGCTCACCTCAGCTCTCCACTTTGGTTTCGCTAGAGAGGAgatgagagcagaggggagaaggcgctgctccaggaggagtgtaagtatatgggtcactattaggcagggttcacacacggcggattcccgtcggaaatctcgcggtttggccgcagcaaaaaccgcaagatttccgccgggagaaccgtcacggtttaagccgcggtggctttgaagcggcccggccgcatgcttttccgttgcggccggcgctcccatagaggagagcgcggccgtaacataaataaacaaaaaaccgactgtaaacagacatgctcaatcttttgaaaccgcggcggccgcagccgcggtttcaaccggatttaccgcagcgcattagccgtcccgtgtggacgaggtttctgagaaacctcgtccacatggctggctaataccgagattagcggccgcaggcggttttgccgcgggaggatctgctgcggcagaaccgcggcaaatccgccctgtgtgaatgcagccttactgcTAGTCTGGAATAGGGGACCGCTActatgggtcactgtgggggtcattattattgctggggctagtataggggagcgctaatactatggagcttctgtgggggggggggggggtcactactactgcttggggcttctgtggggggggtcaatactactgctgggggctTCTGTGAAGGGGGGTCAATACTACTGCttggggcttctgtggagggggggtcaatactactgctgggggcttctgtggagggggggtcaatactactgctgggggcttctgtggaggggggggtcaatactactgctgggggctTCCGTGGAGGGGGGTGTcaatactactgctgggggcttccgtgggggggggggggtcaatactactgctgggggcttccgtgggggggggggtcaatactactgctgggggcttccgtggggggggggggggggtcaatactactgctggggcttccgtgggggggggggggtcaatactactgctggggcttctggtgggggggtcaatactactgctggggcttctggtgggggtcaatactactgctggggcttctggtgggggtcaatactactgctggggcttctggtgggggtcaatactactgctggggcttctggtgggggtcaatactactgctggggcttctggtgggggtcaatactactgctggggcttctggtgggggtcaatactactgctggggcttctggtgggggtcaatactactgctggggcttctggtgggggtcaatactactgctggggcttctggtgggggtcaatactactgctggggcttctgGTGGGGATcaatactactgctggggcttctgGTGGGGATCAATACTACTGCTGAGGCTTCTGGTGGGGATCAATACTACTGCTGAGGCTTCTGGTGGGGATcaatactactgctgggggcttctgtgggggtcaatacTACTGCTGAGGCTTCTGGTGGGGATcaatactactgctggggcttctgtggggggtcaatactactgctgaggcttctgtggggggtcagtaCTACTGCTGAGGCTTCTGGTGGGGATCAATACTACTGCTGAGGCTTCTGGTGGGGATCAATACTACTGCTGAGGCTTCTGGTGGGGATCAATACTACTGCTGAGGCTTCTGGTGGGGATCAATACTACTGCTGAGGCTTCTGGTGGGGATcaatactactgctggggcttctgtagggggtcaatactactgctgaggcttctgtggggggtcagtaCTACTGCTGAGGCTTCTGGTGGGGATCAATACTACTGCTGAGGCTTCTGGTGGGGATCAATACTACTGCTGAGGCTTCTGGTGGGGATCAATACTACTGCTGAGGCTTCTGGTGGGGATcaatactactgctggggcttctgcgggggtcaatactactgctggggcttctgcgggggtcaatactactgctggggcttctgcgggggtcaatactactgctggggcttctgcgggggtcaatactactgctggggcttctgCGGGGGTCAATACTACTGCTGGGGTTTCTGCGGGGGTcaatactactgctggggcttctgtggggggtcaatactactgctggggcttctgtggggggtcaatactactgctggggcttctgtggggggtcaatactactgctggggcttctgtggggggtcaatactactgctggggcttctgtggggggtcaatactactgctggggcttctgtggggggtcaatactactgctggggcttctgtggggggtcaatactactgctggggcttctgtggggggtcaatactactgctggggcttctgtggggggtcaatactactgctggggcttctgtggggggtcaatactactgctggggcttctgtgggggggtcaatactactgctggggcttctgtggggggtcaatactactgctggggcttctgtggggggtcaatactactgctggggcttctgtggggggtcaatactactgctggggcttctgtggggggtcaatactactgctggggcttctgtggggggtcaatactactgctggggcttctgtggggggtcaatactactgctggggcttctgtggggggtcaatactactgctggggcttctgtggggggtcaatactactgctggggcttctgtggggggtcaatactactgctggggcttctgtgggggtcaatactactgctggggcttctgtgggggtcaatactactgctggggcttctgtggggggtcaatactactgctggggcttctgtggggggtcaatactactgctggggcttctgtggggggtcaatactactgctggggcttctgtggggggtcaatactactgctggggcttctgtggggggtcaatactactgctggggcttctgtggggggtcaatactactgctggggcttctgtggggggtcaatactactgctggggcttctgtggggggtcaatactactgctggggcttctgtggggggtcaatactactgctggggcttctgtggggggtcaatactactgctggggcttctgtggggggtcaatactactgctggggcttctgtggggggtcaatactactgctggggcttctgtggggggtcaatactactgctggggcttctgtggggggtcaatactactgctggggcttctgtggggggtcaatactactgctggggcttctgtggggggtcaatactactgctggggcttctgtggggggtcaatactactgctggggcttctgtgggggtcaatacTATTACTGggcctggtataggggagcgataatactactggggtcactgtgggggacacttattgCTGGCGctagtataggggagcgctaatactatggagcttctgtgggggggggtcactactactgctggggcttctgtgggggtcaatacTATTATTGggcctggtataggggagcgatactactggggtcactgtgggggacactattactattgaggccgctccgcacatggcagcgtacctcaagctgactcagcgtatgtttacacatggcagaaatgctgcagaatgtccgcagcataAATTTCCGTAGCAAATTCAGCATCTAAgagaacagtcaaaatctgtactgttggtcccgctttgaccctggaaaaatctggtcaccttatctaAGGCCACAAGATGTTAAGGTAACAGGCGCCCAACAAGATCCTGCGGAGCATCGCTCCATAACGCCTCCTCCGCACTCACCTGTATGAGCATTTTATATGCGTGATCGTCCCGGATTCGGCCCTCGCTCCGCGCCTGCGCAGCCAAACTGCAGAACCAGACGCAGGGGACCCAGTACTTATTGTAGGAGGAGTGCAAGTTCTCAAACTTCTTCCTCTCATGACGAGTCATAAACCCTGCGGGAAAATCACTTATTACcagaagccccaccccctgacattATACAGACCACACCCACTTCTATCATTAAAGGGCTCGTCTAGCcttatgcaaatgaagctaaattATTGTGTACtcaaaagttttgcaactttctaatatgctTTATGTGTCACTTTGTCACCGGTATCAAGATCTCTACTTGCTGTCAGTTAAGCACTTACCCGCTTCCACCACGTGATCGATAGTTGGAAACCTCTTGAATGCAGCAGTGCTGACAGAGCGCAGGATGAGCAGACCGGACATGCTGCAGTAGCGCATCAGCGTCCTGCGGTACATGCGCCCTCGCTCGTCTGATCCGTGCACGGTGGCGGAGATGGCACACATCAGCCTGTCTGGGATTGGCATGCAGAGGTACTGATTCCACCAACGGTTCACTACTAGCGTGACGTAGAAACCTGAGAGACGAAAAAGGAAATATGGCGTAGATCAACAGCGCCCCCTAGGTGTTTTTTTTCACAACACATAGTCTATAACTTCACTGGGAACATAAGGGAGGCGCTATGTATGTAAGTGACCGCTGTACTAGTCACATATGGAGTTGGCGAACGCTGCGGTCGGACCGCCTCACCTAGCACGAAGGACACGGGGATGAGATTGGCGTAGTTATTGCAGTAAAGTGACACTTTCTCGAAGCAGCGTCTCCGATCCTCGGTGAGGAGAAACCTGAGGAAACAGCAAAAGTAACTCAAAACCCCAAGAGCCGTCCGTGAATGACCCCCAGCGGCGACCATCTTACCTGTATGTTATACTGAGGGCCGAATACATGATGAAGAACACCAGGAACTCCTTATATAAGAGCTTGTAGATGCTGCCCCTCCACAGCAGCAGCAGCTTATAGAAGCCCCCGAAGCGGGCGTTCGCCACACGAGCCGTGTACGTCACCGTCATGATGCTTGGCGGGTACCTGCAATGTACCAAGACGCTACAGCTCATTATATGCAGTACGGGGTATCTAGTATCTAAGCTATGTGATACACTCAGCTGATTTGCCTGATCTGTTCCTCTAAGCCAGCTTCACGTGGGCGCATGCGTATTTACGTGCgcatttgtgctgcatatttgCATGATGGCTGTTGCAGTTTTACGCACATTTCTGTATTTGCTGACTCAGAAACACGCGCGCTGCGGGTATACCTGTGCGTTGAGTGTATacacagcgatgtgttgtgtgtgtgtatatatatatatatatatatatatacacacacacacacacatatacacactgtatatatattatacatacatacacaccccCACCAggagatatacctatatatatacatacatacatatatacacacacacacacccactaggagatatacctgtgcgttgtgtgtaatatataaattatataatatatgtatatatatacacacacacacacacacacacacacacacacacacacacacacactaggagatatacccatatatacatacactaggagatatacctatatatatatatacatacacacacgcacggaGATATacccatatatacatacatacatacatataccctGCGTCGCATGGCGTTTTTATCGTTAGCAGTCCAGGAATGTACGAAATGGTTGCAAAAATGAGGCTAGAACCACATTCTTATGGAAGCtgcccaaaagaaaatctgtgttgcccatagcaaccaatcacagcgcagctttcattttacctcagcagtacaacaagtgaaagctgagctgtgattggttgctattggcaacaaaaattacaggggaagtcggtgagtttttgtttttttttaattgcgccagtattcgtcgccaggtgctgaagaacgctcaggcAAAATGTCACTCAAAGCGCACCCCTCTCCCCCTCattcttttcctctctctttctctctaatTTTTGTTCCCCCTCCCCTGAAGTTCATTTTGTAGTTTTACTAGAACATAAGCTCGAGCCTAGAAAACTATTGTTATCCTAAAACGGAGGACAAGTTGATTTACCTCACCAATCAGGTGCGGGAGGGGCGAATCAAGCAAAAGTACTTATGCCAAAATGCACTGGAATTGTTGTGTAATTATTGCACATGGCCTGTTTATACCGGAATACTATCTGTCCCAATAAAAACTTACTGAACCTAAAATGTCACTCAAATCGAACAGAACTGCGGATTTGTATATGATAGATTTAGCATTTTCTATATAAGTTTAGtttaagggctccctcacaccAGCGCAGTTATTGCGAGCGCAATCCGCAGTACTAATATCCCATAGACCGTCACTGTGTCGCTCGCACATTGTGCACAAACGCGGCATGTGCTATCTTGGCTGCATACCTGCCATGGACTACGGGGATTGAACGTATGCAGCACGTCGCATGTACATGGGAGTGATACGCACGCACGCTCTTGTGAGGCCCTGggcgttctatttttctgcgcaataCACACGGACATACTGAGGATTTTTTGCGCAAGCAAAACGTGTGtgtaaaatacactcatgtgaactcATTGcgatcaacgggttctattcacaGCCCAAAcatgtccgtgtgaatgagccccccgGGTTCTATTCACAGCCCAAAcatgtccgtgtgaatgagccccccgGGTTGTGTTCACATAGTGGAGTCCAATTTGGATTTTTCCATATTGAGTCCATCTCTAAAactgcgttacaaatccgcagcgagaTCGTGTATTTATCGCCCTAGTTAAATGGGTAAAAAAATCCATGTGCAGAGTTTCTGGCACGGGTTCCATGTGTTAGTCTGGATTCACACTGCGCGTGCGCTACCAATCCGAGGAACgcagaccgatatcgcactcttaTACGTGATTTTCAGAGTCAAAAATCGCATGTTATTTCAATAGAAAGAATAAAACGCACGCCGCGCTCCATGAATAATGAGAGAGATCACCCTGCAAACAGCGCAAACGGATCCTTCCATCCTCGCTGCGAGAGCAATTGTTGTCCACGTGAGACACGCtgtaaataatgggttctatggtcatacgagttttgtgcgtctcacaacgcacaaaagtCGTGCgataaaaatgcccgtgtgaaaaTACGCTTAAGAAGAGACGCGTCACTCAAGGTGGATTCAAATGAACGCCAAAATTTGATTTCTGAGCGTAccataaggcttccttcacacaactTCACCAAATTTGTGTGCGCCTCAGCGCAGCGTTTTCGCACGcgcatcggtgtattttactgcactttttgcaaggAGTgttcatttctgtgcggggcacaaagacgcaccaatttaaatggctaattagtctaattagttccagatgtgttcttttttcagcagAATTACGGAGCGCATCTCGTATTGCGCGAGCATTGGCAGAGCCCcagtgacttctatggggaccttttgtgcgcaaatgtgcaggaacatagaacattgaaatcaatggtctctattctctgcgtatcgggCGCATACATTTTGCTTGTACGGTATgaaaatcgtttggtgtaaacggaccctgaACTGCGTGCCGGCCTAAAGGCAACAAACGTATTAACCCTTCCACCGCCGACATTAAGATTTAGcctttacagctccgatgtctgaagacgtccatcagggttttttttaacagtatttGTCCGACTGCACCGCTATCAGAGCACGTCCGACACGCTACCTgttgtagtactggctttagccagcagatagcgccggtTGTTTCTTGGCAGGTGAGTATGCGGGTGATAGGAAAATCGGATTGCCCACTTCTAGGAAAAATGTCGGTGCCAAACTTAAAGTGCAAAAAGTCTCAATTTTCCCGTGTGTGCCAAAACTGCAACTCCTGTATGCCATAAATGTGTGTACAAAGCTTCATGCATGGCGTATCCGCCATAATGTGCCGCACGTCCACGTGGCGACTGCCGGTTGGTTGACAACGTCCTCTATTAACGCGGTCTGGGAGCAGCTATTTACACAAACCGTCCACAGACTTCCCGTATCTGCAGACATTCCTGAGGACAACGGAGGAGCACAAACCCATTAACTCTCAGGGCTCCTTAACGGTGGCGAGCGCGAGAAAATCACGGCATATTTGCtcatgcgatttttgagcgtcagcgatgcctTTTTCTTGAAAATCATCGCACATCGCTGTTGCCTATGATTTTATCGCGCAATAGACAACAGCAAGAGTCGCTACtgctaaaaatgcatcgcaagttcatgcggttgcgatgcgataaatcggaaactccatagggaaacatgagcgagAAAAATTAgagaaacgcagaaagatagggcagaagctgccgctgcggcgcggatttgcgggccgcagcatgttcatttatttttcttccgctgcggccgtgctcttGTCTATGGGAGCGCGAGCCGCAGCGGGAGAGCAAgaggctgggccgcttcaaaaccgccgcgggttttgaagcaacggttctcccggcggaaatctcacgcttttttgctgcggccaaactgcgagatttccatcga
The nucleotide sequence above comes from Eleutherodactylus coqui strain aEleCoq1 chromosome 2, aEleCoq1.hap1, whole genome shotgun sequence. Encoded proteins:
- the BEST2 gene encoding bestrophin-2a; protein product: MTVTYTARVANARFGGFYKLLLLWRGSIYKLLYKEFLVFFIMYSALSITYRFLLTEDRRRCFEKVSLYCNNYANLIPVSFVLGFYVTLVVNRWWNQYLCMPIPDRLMCAISATVHGSDERGRMYRRTLMRYCSMSGLLILRSVSTAAFKRFPTIDHVVEAGFMTRHERKKFENLHSSYNKYWVPCVWFCSLAAQARSEGRIRDDHAYKMLIQELNTFRGNCSMLFHYDWISVPLVYTQVVTIAVYSYFLSCIIGRQFLDPSQGYSGHELDLYVPVFTLLQFFFYAGWLKVAEQLINPFGEDDDDFETNFLIDRNFQVSMLAVDEMYGDVPLLVKDRYWNDSDPHPPYTAATLFQKHQPSFQGSTFDMALAKEDMQFQPLSDIEEMNEETYNHPFPLFNRLLPGVGPSPLSSSAALTTPFLAPGSRMTLLRRSTSSASRSSGSLYQESPQDPTQAGTLPHPETRPHDVPVQSLFQAETHPSFIPHSEVTAHIADTIAATQEVEAKTLYEAF